From the Zymoseptoria tritici IPO323 chromosome 2, whole genome shotgun sequence genome, the window TCATCAAGCTTGCGAAGTCCATGATATCGGTTGTGGATGTTGGATGTCAGTGAAACTGTCAACTCAGAAAAGAGTGATGGAGGTCGAGACTTGCATGCTCCAACGGAACCTTTCCGCCCGGGCCGACGCGACTGAACTCTGAAGCTCGAGTTCTTGCCATTGGAACACAGAACAACAACTTCTTCACCACGACCAACTTCCCTCATTACACCACTCTCACTACCCATGTAGCATCGCGCTCCGCCCAAAACACCTCGCACTCATCATGGCGTCTCTTCGACCCGAAGCGGGCACCACAATTGACCGCGCGACGACCgcacccttcctcctccgactctaCTGGCGGCAGAATCGTCAACTGGATCCGTGGGAGTTCAGCGTGGCAGTGCCGTCCGACACCACAAACATTCCGGACTACTCTTCGCTCCTCCCTCGAGATGTCAAGGGACATATGATGCAAATCTACACGTGGCCAAACTGCACTCTCGCTGAGCTCACCACTCTTTTCCTGAGCGTACTTCCGGAGAACGTCATTCCGAATCCTGCAGTCGGCACGCGATTGGTGTTTAAGCTCATTTTCCCGGACACACGCGCTACAATCGCAGAAGGAGGTCGCGGCAAATTTATCGACAAACCATTGGGAAGCGTGGTCATCGGAGGAAGTCGGGCAGAGATGGCAGACGATGGAGCAGAGAACGGAGATGTTACAGAGACCTTCGAGGGAGATGCGCACAAGACGCTCGCAGAAGCGCGGTTCGTCATTGGAGACTACGTTGCTTGCTCGGTCTACCCACCTGA encodes:
- the HCP2401 gene encoding histone deacetylase complex protein (Histone deacetylase complex protein; Sin3-associated polypeptide), with protein sequence MASLRPEAGTTIDRATTAPFLLRLYWRQNRQLDPWEFSVAVPSDTTNIPDYSSLLPRDVKGHMMQIYTWPNCTLAELTTLFLSVLPENVIPNPAVGTRLVFKLIFPDTRATIAEGGRGKFIDKPLGSVVIGGSRAEMADDGAENGDVTETFEGDAHKTLAEARFVIGDYVACSVYPPDQDGRVAPMPPPTSRGGFGGPRGGPPRENGFGGGYGRGGGGGYRGGYGGRGGGGYGAPPPSGDWRRGERPPEGGYDDRRGGGGYRDRGGRPY